The genomic DNA ACGGACATCTGAGGCCAGATCTTTTGGTTTTAAATCACTAGTTGCCTTAAAAGGGACTGTGCCATGTATGCAGATGTTTTGCTCTTTTTTACACAGCTTGTGATCAGTTAACTGAATAACGATGAACACATTTCTGACCCTGAACTACCAAAGCAACGCCACATGCTGCTTCTAtatgcatgttgtgtgtgtgtgtgtgtgtgtgtgtgtgtgtcagtgtgtgtctcactgacaCAAAGTGGTgcctaaaccttttttttttttcagatttattctgaaaagagacatcataataataatatttattctaGGAGTAGAGTAGTTCTCTCTAAACAGGCAtctttttgtttcgtttttctactgtttttttttataaccgtTTGAAACAAACTAAGAATCACAAGACGTTTTTTTCACCAGAGCCTTAATATATTTGTGGAATTTACTGTAAAAGGCTCGTTGGCACTGTACTAAACAAAACCAATGCAAGAAAAAATGATTTACTATCACTTCTTACTTAACTCTTTTAATTGTAATGTTTCCACAGACACACGCGTGAACAGTGTACACCCCGTCTCTGTACTGCACGCTACTACTCTAGTCTAGCAGTTgcttgtttttgggtttttagTCTCTGACCCACAATAGATGACCACTGTTCCTGTGGGTCCCTGATACTGTGACTAATATAAAAAGGATTTCTGGAGTCTTGACTCCTGGTTTTGATCGTTGTCTTGGACGCCTGCTGTTAGTGTGAAGGATTTTACTTCGGAGTTAGTTTTAGGGGCTGCTTTGCTGATAATCTGGTGTTGCCCGAAAAACATGCAGAACAAGTTCTTTCTGGACCGATTCAATATTTtgaaccacttttttttaaatcaactgtGTTTCTATGGTAAAAGTCTTCATTTTCCATTTAGTGGTGGCTCAAAGTGCGATAGTGACGTCGTCCTCTCCTTTTAGGGAACCTCCTTTTCTGTGCCTTTTGACGTGTGAAGGTGTTCATGTTTGACCTGAACCACAACAACTCACATCATCAGTATGCAGCGGTCACACTTCTGTGTCTGCACTGGGACCAAACTGTTtcaccccttttttttctatacagtggaataaaaaaaagggacattttaaatgaatttcaCCACATGGTGACGGTACTTTTCTCGTTTGCTTCAGTTTTATATGTGAAAAAATCTCTGtctacatatctatatatatatatatatatatatatatatatatatatatagattgagatatatatatatatatatatatatatatatatatatatgtatagcagtcttgttaaaataaaagccaCCCAAGTAATAATGAagtgtgtgcgtctctgtgtgaCGTTTAATTTCATGGGTGgtgtgtgaaatgaaatgaattttgTGATGAGGTGTGGTTTCTCAATAATTACTGTAATACATAGATTGCAAATGAGAAGACAGAAGAGCAGACGTGAtggatagaaaataaaatattttttattttcagaacaaaacattcaaaaaatggTCTTGATTCAAGACTGGGAGGCAGAGGTGGTGAGGGTCTACATGAGGGATGGCCGGACTATGCTCAATAAGTACCACCTTATTGAGCAtcgtaccacctgagaaaatattgagctctcaaagtaacccCATAATCGccaaaataaaaagtacagtGGAGCAAAGTCGGCTaaagacttttcacaggaggcagatttattcccaataagataatttgctctctcatcattctcctcttcctcacatatacttcacacactgttatagtgacattagattaagtgAGAGAGAAGTGGCTCTAATTTTtagtatttcatttatttatttattgttattttgtttcattttctacgcactccggTCAAAATCCCTCAGCTCCACactgaacacatacacagtagaacagtatttctgattctcctccaagtaccaccagaggaagctcatgtaccactggtggtacacatgcaacagtttgagaaccatggctttaacataaatcacatactgtacacaaagTGCTTGACAGGCATTTAGAGATGGACAGAGTGACTTCAAGTCTAACACTGTTCAAGTCAGTACATTCAAACTGTTTGATTGTGTGCTTGTTGGAGGTCATTGTGTCACTTTGGCATGTTACTGTGCACAAATCAGATCAACAGTCACGTTCTGAAGGACCTGAAAGAGGCATACTCTCCATACAAAACTTTAATGGATATATAAATAATGGATATGTACTTGTTTTATTGATGAGACATTACCCTATTGGCTTTACACAGTATATGTGCCATTTTAGACTggttaaatacataaaaaacaaaggtcttctgttaaatataatGATAAATGTCCAGCATTTATCGtcataaagaaaataattacatattaaaacaaactgaaatttgAAATAAGGATTTGTATTCTTTCCAGAGTCTGCACTaatgatttagttttatgtCTTGACTGCAAGTAAAGATTTCTCCAGACAGCTGTTGGTGGTAGCTTTTCGATTCGATTTCAGTTCTCTGCCGACTCACAGGTCACCATCGCCTGCTGAGcaattctctctctcgctgcgaCGATCACAAACACCATGACTGTGCTGGTCGCTCatgaacacagcagctgctctcaCAGCTGCTCACACAGCTGCTCACATCCCCAGGGGGGACAAAccgagagaacacacacaaccCCGCCTCCCTGTCCTCAACAACCACTGTTGCGGCGCATGAAGGCGTGGCCCCTCACTGGGTAGAGCATCTCGATGAAGGCGAGTGGCCCCACTGTGATCTCACTGCGGCCCTGTGCCTTGAAACCTGACTTCTGATAGAAGGGAACCAGGAAGTCCTCACACATGAGCACTGCACGCCGGACGTAGGGCAGGCACCTGAGGTATTGCAAGTACCGCCACATCAGGATGGAGCCTTTGCCCTGCTGGCGGAAAGTCCGGTGGACTGCGAGGACATGGATGTGGACAGTGGTCCCATGAGGCTTGTGGAGAGTCAGAGCGTCCTGGAACATataaggagagagaggaggagtagAGCTGAGAGGTCAGGTAAATGGTTTACTGTAAAGTGACCTCAGAGCAGCACCAGAAAGTTGCAAATGACCAAAAATTCAAAACGTCCAATATCCATTGCAGCCAAAGATTGGAGGTTGATAGAAGACAGATTAGTTAGGCTGCTttagaggctataagaatgtgcaatatagagtgtcttatatccttttttcaacACCActtataggcaatctgatgacaaGATGTTTGTtaacattttcaccaactatagaaacacacctgagcaaacagCACTCAAGTTAAATTGAGCgaaatttaatttgtgaaatttggaaatacgtcacatctcaaagttcgcttggcttgtttttatgaacaaaaatagaataaaaatggtCTATCTTGTGacctgcacaattatcactactccCACTttggatgtccatataaggagttgtgtattattggGTGCCACAGGTGCAGCACTAAGAGTTAATGGTGACAAACTTGCTTtactttaacaaacatttattgaacCACACTtatggtctgtctctccaaACTGCATTGTAtgtgtgcactgcagtgcactttCAACTAAatgataaatacataaaatgggtcatcaaaaaatataacttatatttttagtattttgtcAATTACTAATACAACATATTGAAACTTAAATAATGATCATATGTGTTATAGTCATGCACTCAATAAATAGTAATGGGTGATTAAATTCAGAAAAGGCAATAATGCCTATatatcataaaaataataatagcatTAATAATAAGGCCTTGCAGTTGAGATGAGCTGATTACATCATATACCTTTATATGTTACTGAATATATACTGATATTTTTTGTAATGAAATGTTAATCTGCAAAGTAAAAAGAGTATTGAGTGAAAATGACAAAACCAAACTCaggataataataaaagtgcaaTATAGAGGTGTGTCTCACCATGGTGAGCCTCTCCTGGTCCCACAGAGAGCCAATGATAAACGCCACCAGACGTCCCTCCTCGAACCAGCCAAGAGACAACTCAGGACACAACGTGAGGAAGTGACGCACCTCATCCAGGTGCAGGGGACACTCGCCAGACACGGAGATGAaggctgtgaggaggaggaggaagagaagagtcAGTGTGTTcgtcacaaacaaaa from Solea solea chromosome 10, fSolSol10.1, whole genome shotgun sequence includes the following:
- the aanat1 gene encoding serotonin N-acetyltransferase; the encoded protein is MSVVSAAPFKPLYMRSPVPRGRRHTLPASEFRSLSPEDAVSVFEIEREAFISVSGECPLHLDEVRHFLTLCPELSLGWFEEGRLVAFIIGSLWDQERLTMDALTLHKPHGTTVHIHVLAVHRTFRQQGKGSILMWRYLQYLRCLPYVRRAVLMCEDFLVPFYQKSGFKAQGRSEITVGPLAFIEMLYPVRGHAFMRRNSGC